CTGCCGGATACCTAGAAGCGGCGGTTGGCGATACCATCAAATTCACTAATGTTGGCAACCTTAGACATTCCGTGACCGTTGACGAGCTTGGTTTTGATGAGGTTATAAACCCCGGCGAAGAAACTGTCCTAGAGGTTACCCAAACACTTGAAGATACCCGTATTCATTGCCGGTTCCATAACGGACACGAGGCTGTCATAACCGTGCATGCTAGCGGTAACGAGAACAATACCTTCCATACCGACCACAGCGGTTCAATTGATAGGGGAGTAGAACCATATGAAGGGGATCTACCAATACGCTCGGCTGAGGATGCCGTTGAGCGTCTAGACTACCAGGAAGTCGATGGGGTTAAAGAGTTTGAACTTACCGCAGAACATATTGTCTGGGAATATGCCGATGGCGTACAGCTTGAATCGTGGACATTTGGCGGGCAAATACCCGGACCACAAATACGTGTCACCGAAGGCGACCAAGTACGTGTTATATTTAAAAATGAGCTGCCGGTAGCCACAACCGTACACTGGCACGGTGTTGATGTGCCAAATGCCATGGACGGTGTGCCTAATGTAACCCAAGCTGCGGTCGAACCGGGCGAAACGTTTATTTATGAGTTTACCGCTGATCCAGCCGGGACAAAATTTTATCACTCGCACGGTTCGCACCACGGCGACGAACATCAGCAGGTTGACATGGGACTATCCGGACCACTGGTTATAGAACCTGCTGACTCGCCGCCAATCGACAAAGAATTCATCATGATGCTTGGTGAACGACCTGAAGCTGGCGTCTACCCAATAAACGGTAAAATATTTCCTGAACCAGAAGTATTAACTGTATCAGAAGGCGACCGAGTCCGTGTCCGCATGATTAACGCCAGCTCAAGTGCTATACACCCTATGCATCTGCATGGCCATCAATTTGAAGTCGTTGCTATGGACGGAAATGATGTGCCTGTAGCGGCTATCCAAAAACGCAACACCCAACCCATGATGCCCGGCGAAATTTACGATATCGAATTTACCGCTGACAACCCAGGTGATTGGATGTTCCATTGTCACGAGCTCGTCCACGTAGCCGGCGGGATGGTTGCACTACTCGCTTACGAGTAGACTACGCCGTCATATTTGTAACTTAGTATTAGTCGTAGTGAAAATAACCGGTTATACTTAAATATAATTATGAATGACTCAGTAATTAATATCAGTAATGTATCAGTTAACTTTGATTCATTCACGGCACTAAATGATGTTTCGGCTCAAATCCCAAAAGGCAAAATTACCGGCATTATTGGCCCGTCAGGAGCAGGCAAGACAACGCTCATCCGAAGCATAGTCGGTAGGCAAAAAATATCCGACGGATCGATAACTATATACGATGAGCCGGCGGGTTCGGCTAGCCTCAGGAGTCAAGTTAGTTATAAAACTCAAGAGGTCTCAGCCTATTATGACCTTACAGTCACCCAAAACCTGCAGTACTTTGCCCGTATGATGAACCTTCCAAGACAACAAGCTAAACAACAAACCCAAGAGTTTATTAATACCATGAGTCTACAGCAGCAGAGTAAGCAACTAGTTGGCAGTCTTTCCGGAGGGCAAAAACAACGGGTATCACTTGCCATTGCATTGATCGGCAAGCCAAAATTGCTGGTGCTCGACGAACCAACAGTCGGGCTTGACCCGTTACTACGCGACGAGCTTTGGATAATGTTTCGGAATCTGGCAGAAAGCGGGCTAACTCTACTTATTTCTAGCCATGTGATGGACGAAGCCGAGCGCTGTGACGACTTACTATTAATTAGACACGGTAAAATTGTCGCCCACGCTACTCCGGATAATATGAAACGTCAAACCAACACTAAGACAATAGAGGAAAGCTTTTTGAAACTTGTCAGGAGCAATACATGAACCCCTTACGAACACTCGCCACTACTAGACGCGTGCTCCAACAATTACGTCACGACCCGCGAACGATGATATTGGTGATTGGCGTGCCAATACTCCTCATGACTATACTAAAGTTTTTGTTTGATGGGCAGCCACATATCTATCAGATGACGGCTCCGCTGCTTCTTGGAATATTCCCGCTGTTTATTATGTTTTTAATTACGTCAATCGCAACACTGCGAGAACGTACATCGGGCACCCTGGACAGACTCATGACCCAACCTATCTCTAAACTGGATTTTGTGTTTGGTTATGCACTAGCGTTTTCTATTGTCGGGCTGGTTCAGGCAGCCATCGTAACTATTTACACTCTTACCGTACTGGACGTTAGCGTAGCTGGTGGACTAGGCCTGGTACTGGTAACCTCGTTTTTTGCCGCCTTTCTTGGAACCGCACTTGGTTTGTTTGTGAGTGCTTTTGCCCGCAACGAGTTCCAGGCAGTCCAGCTAGTAATGCCTATTTTGATGCCGCAAGTCTTGTTGTGCGGCCTGTTTGTGCCACGTGATCAAATGGCCAGCGGGCTAGAAAGGATTTCTAATTTATTGCCTTTGACGTATTCTGTTGATGCCATGCGGGAAGTTGCACAACACGCCAACTGGACAGCTGATCTAACCATTAACCTGCTAGTAGTGTTAGCTTTTGGAATCGGTGTACTACTACTCGGCACCGTTACTATACGCCGCCAAGAAAAATAGCACGCTTTTTTATTTAGTAGATATATGTAAAGTTACTAGCGGCTACTGTACGTGAACTGGTGACATTCCAACCCTTAAAGTTCATCTCACTCACCGTTACTGTGCCAT
This portion of the Candidatus Saccharibacteria bacterium genome encodes:
- a CDS encoding multicopper oxidase domain-containing protein, which codes for MFHSIKQNDIVQLILKSRYVKVVGTLLFILTLAFAVQLYATFLNGDDSMDATGSNTITVHVGEMYFEQQGSEIPAGYLEAAVGDTIKFTNVGNLRHSVTVDELGFDEVINPGEETVLEVTQTLEDTRIHCRFHNGHEAVITVHASGNENNTFHTDHSGSIDRGVEPYEGDLPIRSAEDAVERLDYQEVDGVKEFELTAEHIVWEYADGVQLESWTFGGQIPGPQIRVTEGDQVRVIFKNELPVATTVHWHGVDVPNAMDGVPNVTQAAVEPGETFIYEFTADPAGTKFYHSHGSHHGDEHQQVDMGLSGPLVIEPADSPPIDKEFIMMLGERPEAGVYPINGKIFPEPEVLTVSEGDRVRVRMINASSSAIHPMHLHGHQFEVVAMDGNDVPVAAIQKRNTQPMMPGEIYDIEFTADNPGDWMFHCHELVHVAGGMVALLAYE
- a CDS encoding ABC transporter permease yields the protein MNPLRTLATTRRVLQQLRHDPRTMILVIGVPILLMTILKFLFDGQPHIYQMTAPLLLGIFPLFIMFLITSIATLRERTSGTLDRLMTQPISKLDFVFGYALAFSIVGLVQAAIVTIYTLTVLDVSVAGGLGLVLVTSFFAAFLGTALGLFVSAFARNEFQAVQLVMPILMPQVLLCGLFVPRDQMASGLERISNLLPLTYSVDAMREVAQHANWTADLTINLLVVLAFGIGVLLLGTVTIRRQEK
- a CDS encoding ABC transporter ATP-binding protein → MNDSVINISNVSVNFDSFTALNDVSAQIPKGKITGIIGPSGAGKTTLIRSIVGRQKISDGSITIYDEPAGSASLRSQVSYKTQEVSAYYDLTVTQNLQYFARMMNLPRQQAKQQTQEFINTMSLQQQSKQLVGSLSGGQKQRVSLAIALIGKPKLLVLDEPTVGLDPLLRDELWIMFRNLAESGLTLLISSHVMDEAERCDDLLLIRHGKIVAHATPDNMKRQTNTKTIEESFLKLVRSNT